Sequence from the uncultured Bacteroides sp. genome:
ATCTTTATACTTTGATTTAATTTCTTTCTGAGCATTAGCTGGTAAATCTTCAAATCTTTTAAATGATCCTGTTCCAATTAGCATAGCATTTTGATCGTAATATGCATTTATTTTCAGCCCATCTTTAGTAAATGCAGCTTCGTCAAAATAATCAAATCTTTTCCATTGTACATCTGGTATATTACCAAAATCTACAATAAATTGGTCTTTAGTCCGATTACTCACAACACCCTTTTCTAGTTTTTTAAGCTCCATTTTGCGGGCTTTCAACTCTTTCTTTGTTTCTTTGATTGCTTGTTTAATTGCTTCTTTTTTTTGTTCTTCCTGAGCTTGAATATGTATCGCAGTTAAAGAAAAAAATGCTGCCATTGAAAATACTAGAAATGTTTTCATACAATGGTCTTTTTAATTGTTAATGACAATAATACAACAAATATCTGAAAAATTAGAGTGAATCTTATTTAACCGATTTACCCACCACCTCATACATTATATTATTTTTAGTGTCAACAACAGCTCTGTAATAAGTGTCGTCTACTTTATAATAAGTTTTATCATCAATAGTAACTACCTCATAATCATTAGGTAATTCTCTCACCCACGCTCCCACAGGAGGATCAACCACCTCATATTCACCACTACTCACTGGAGTATAAAAAGTACCGTAATAATAATAATAAGGAATGGAACCCAAAGTCAACATAAAGTAATCGAGAGGTAAAACACCAATCCTCAATCCAAGAGGTGGTCTTACTATCACAAATTTCTTTCCGCGAGGATGATAATATGCACCATTACGCCAATGATAAATATTGCCATGAAAAGTAATTTGTTTTGCACCGCGTGGAACTTTGGCCCTCATTGAACCAAACCGTGGCCCTCTGACATTACTACCGGAAATTCTTACTCCTGACATAGCATGTCCTCCTCTGCCACTTCTTCCTCCACCTCCTCTTCCCTGAGCCAATGTGTTCTCCATGGGAAGTACAATCATAATAGCCATATAAAGAACCGAAATGATGTAACTAAACCTGATTTTCATAACTTCAATTTATTTGTGGTCAATGTATCAATTATCATTTTTATCACATTTGATTAATAATATACAATTTGTCAATTAGCTATTTTTTGCAAGATTATTTTGTGAGTAGAGAATTCAGATAATGTCTTGCCGGGGAAGCATATCGAACCATCTTTGTGCAGTCATCTAATATACTATATAATAAACAAATGGAATAAATAATAGTTCATAGACTTCATCTTCAGCTATTTTATAAGATAATGTCTGTTTTAAGATAAATAAGTTTATTTGTTGCCCATCATTTGACCATAAAATCTGGAATGAAAAGATCTTTAAAGATAGAGGCTACTGTTACATCTTAGCTTTGCTTATCAGAAAATACATCAAAATAGAACATTGATGTATATATTGCAGTTTAAAATAAATTTCCGGAACTGATAATGCAACAATGAGCGAATAGCTTTACTGTAAGATATGCAAAAGCCCTTTAAGGATACTGAAAAACAGAAACGAGCAGCACCTAGTATAAAATAAAAATCACAATTCAGTTCTGTTTAATCCATCTTAAGTAAAGTCCTTATTTTTTCTTTCAACAAAGCACCGTTTATAGGTTTGGCCACGAAACCATTAAAGCCACTTTTATTTATCTTGCTTCTGTCTTCTTCAGATGCATAGGCTGTTACAGCTATTATAGGGACAATTTTTGAAAAGGTTCTGATTTTCTCAGTTAATTCATATCCATCCATTACCGGCATTTTAATATCTGTCAAAACAAAATCGGGCTGATGATCTTTATATAACCGAACGGCTTCTTCGCCATTCCAAGCATGTATCAGCTTGTACTCGTTACCAAGAATAGCTTCAATGAGTTTATAATTACTATCGTCGTCTTCAGCTACAAGCAGAACGGCCTTATCTTCATGATGTTTCAGAGTCGACTTTCTTGCGGGTTCATTTGGACTTTCTTTCTCATTGTGTTCAACCGGCTGATAGGGAATAGTAAACCAGAAAGTAGAACCTGTCCCTTCTTCAGATACTACACCAATCTCACCACCTAATTTATTCACAATAGAAGCACAGATAGATAACCCCAATCCTGTTCCCTGAGCAAATGAGTTCAGCTTAATAAATCGATCAAAAACAGTACTTTGTTTATCATTGGGAATACCACATCCTGTATCTTTTACATAAAAGCGGAGCTTTTTATCTGATAAAGTATAACCAAACGTGATACTGCCTTGTTTGGTGAATTTAATAGAATTCGATATAAAATTAGAAACGACCTGTGTAAGGCGATTTCTTTCTGTATGAATAACACACAGTGGCAACTTATTCTCAAATTTTATTTTAACATCACTCTGATCAATCTTCATAGCCGAGGATTGTTCTATTTCGTCAAACAACATATTGATATCGACATCCGAATATACAAATTCCAACGTTCCAGCTTCTATTTTAGAGAGATCGAGAATATCGTTAATAAGTTGCAAAAGCATATCATTATTACTTTCAATAATACTTGCAAACTGACTTTCAGTTTCGCCACCACTTATTTCTGCCAGAATTCTAGAGAATCCAACTATTGCATTCAAAGGTGTGCGTATTTCGTGGCTCATGTTTGCAAGGAATGCTGATTTTAAACGGTTGGATTCTTCCGCTTTCTCTTTAGCCTCGAGCAATAATTGTTCTTCTTGCTTTCTCTTAGATATATTGATACCCGATCCTGTAACAAAAAGGATTGCACCATCATTATCACGATCACTAACCATACCCTGCAATTCATACCATTCGTAGCCATTACCGTAGAAATCTATCTTGATATCAAGACAGATTCTATCAGATTTACCTTCAAGGAAATTGAGGAAAGTCATAACAACATGATCCACATCATCAGGATGAGTCTGTAAAAGAATATCATCCAAAGATTTTGTCAGGCTCTTCATTTCGTGCTGAAAATAGCTTTTTTTCTGATAATCATAATCAAAAGTAACCAAACGATTCTTAACATCCCATACCCAAGAAATAATGTCTCCCGCATCCATAACCATGGCCAGCTGGTTATTACTCGTCAGCAGCTTCCTTTGAATGGCTTTTAATTCGGTTACATCCCAACCGGTAAACAGCATATAAGCAGGCATGCCTTCGCTCTTTATAAGAGTCTTAGTCATATTAGTGGAGTGTAACTTACCATCTGAATACATCATATCCATTTCATAACTTACAGAGTGTCCCTGTCTCATCAGCCTATTATCCATTTCCTGATGTCTTTTGTATACTTCTTCGGAAAATAGCTCTTTATTGGTTTTCCCAATCGCATCTTCCGATTTTATCTGGGTTATCTCCTCTATTTTCTTATTCCAATAAATGAACTTGTTGCTACCAAAGTCTCTTACAGATACAGCTACTGGTATATTATCAAGAACATTGGTGAAGAATGATTTCATTTCTTCATTCATGTTTTTTTCTTTCTTCAAAAACCAGATCTTTGAAAGAAGAATAGAGAAGCATATTAATAAAAGGCTTATAACGGACACTAACAGAATTATATTCTGTTCAATAAAGCCTATCGGTTTCTGATAATAGACAGCATTAGAGGGAAATAGCTTCTTATCAAGACCAGCTTGAATCAAATGAACATAATTCAAATGAGCTTTTGGCATAGCTGCTAGTTGAAAAGGTATGTCGCTTGCTTTTTTCCCCTCAAGAATCCGATTTAGTATTTCTCCGGATTTCGTTCCATAATCTTCACAAGTTGAATAATAACCTCCTGTAAAATTGCCTAAATCAGTTTCAAAGTCCGTCAAACCAAAAACCGGGGAATTGGTAAAGCTACTGATCATTTTCTCCGTTCTGTTATTTAGAGGAGCACCCTCGGCCAAATTACGATCTTCATACCATCCATGATATAGTAAGCCGGTATTTTTATCCATTTGAGATAAAGAATTCAATAGATCATTTGTTTTAATATTTTTCTGACACAGTGAGATTTCTCCTAACTCAGGAAAATATTTCTTTCTTATATATTTAAAAAGAAATCTGTTATAAGAACTAGTGTATCGTTTGTCTGAAATGAATGCTACTTTGGTCATTTGAGGCATCAGCCTTTTCATTAGTTGCATGGTTTCCTTTATGTAAACAGGATGAAAGACACCTGTTACATTGAAACCTTTAGCAGCTTCTTTGTATGGAATAAGCATTTTTGAATCAATTTCTTTTCTTAAAATAAGATTGTCAAGAGATACAGTATACCTTTTTGCAGAAGAAAGCACTATTGGAATATTCTTCCAAGACTGAGGCAGAGTACTACGATAAACAATCCATCCGGCCTCTCCTATAACAACAACAGCTTTAGGTTTAAACTTATAATCGCGGTATAAACTATCAGCCCTATGAGATACCTCTTTCATTGAGGAGAATCTACAATCGTTAAGATATTCAATGCAGATAGATATATTTTTCTTCTTATCAATTGATTTAATTATTTTATCCTGAATATTCTCTGCCCATTGATTACCTTCATTATATGAGTTGATAATCAACACATAACTACCAATCTGTGCGGTTGCTGTTTCAACAAAGAATAACATAAAAATAAACAAGATCTTAAAAAGTCTGTATAATTTCATCGTTTAGCGTTTATATATAGGCATTTACAGAAATAATTTTTATCTGCATTTTTATAACTAAATCAGTAACATTTAGATAATATATATTACAAACCTAAAAAAAAACTACGATATTGCTTCTATTTTATCAGCATTATTTTCTTTATATAATGGGAATTATAGAACTGATCTAACAAAGAGACAGGAAACTACAACCTTTTTTCAAGATGTAGTTTCCCATATCTTCAGAATATATATACTTTCCTAATTCTATCGAATTGAAATTTTATATATACAATTTAAAAGAACGTCAGTGACCGCTATGATATTTTTTTGAAGCCGATATACTAAACTTTGATGGAAAGAGCATTCAACCTTTCAATATGCCTCATCAACTCAGGCAATAGACCACACGAGTCCATCGAAAAATACAGTATGTATAAAAAATCAAATTTCAGTATATAATTTCTCCAACATTTGTGACATTTCAAAGGTAAATGAGACTAATATACAGAGCCCTTTTTCACAAAATAAAACAGTCTATAATATATTAAAATGAAAAAAATCTATGTTATTTTTATTGTCTCAATGATAATGACAATAAATGCTTTTGGACAAGACAGTCCACTCTGGCTGCGATATACAGCTATATCGCCCGACGGTAAGACTATTCTTTTCACTTACAAAGGAGACATTTATTCGGTTCCTGCAACCGGTGGAAATGCTACTCCATTGACAATAAGTGAATCTTACGAGTATTGCCCTGTATGGAGCAAAGATGGAAAGAGCATTGCATTTGCTTCCGATCGCTATGGTAACTTCGATGTCTTTGTAATGCCTGCTTCCGGTGGTGAAGCCAAGCGTCTTACTTTTTATTCTGGTAATGAAACTCCAACCAGCTTTACTGCCGACAATAAGCATGTACTGTTCTCTGCCTACAGACAGGATTTGGTAACAAACGCAGAATTTCCTGTTTCGGTTATAAGTGAACTCTACAGTGTACCTGTGGAAGGTGGAAGGGTATCGCAAGTATTTACCACTCCTGCACTTAACGCTACAGTAAATAGTACGGGTGATAAATTAATCTATGACGATGTTAAGGGTTATGAGAATTTATGGAGAAAACATCATACTTCTTCTATTGCCCATGATATCTGGACGTATGATTTTGGTACAAAGAAGTATACCAAGCTGACTAGTTTCAATGGTGAAGATCGCAATCCGGTTTTCGATTCAAATAATAATGATTTCTATTATCTGAGCGAGCAGAGCGGTTCTTTCAATGTATACAAAAGTTCTTTGAACAATCCGGCAAGTAGTCAGGTGCTGACTCATTTTACCAAGAATCCGGTACGTTTCCTTACTTCATCATCCAATAATACTCTTTGCTTTAGCTATAATGGCGAGGTGTATACTTTGCTACCTGGTAGTGAGCCAAAGAAAGTTAATATCAATATTGCCAATGACGGACGTTCATCACTGGACAAGATTATTCCTGTGAACGGTGGCTTTACTGAAGCCAAACTATCTCCTAATGGAAAAGAGTTTGCTTATATTTACCACGGCGAGATTTTCGTTACTAGCGTAGAAGGTGGCATCACCAAACGTATAACCAACACTCCCTGGCAGGAAAGAAGTGTAAGCTTCAGCCCCGATGGAAAATCATTAGTATATGCTGCTGAAAAAGATAATAACTGGAACATTTACACAACAAAGATCGTAAGAAAGGAAGAACCATATTTCTATGCTTCAACCGTTTTGAAGGAAGAACCTGTTATTGCTACTCAGGCAGAAGAGTTTCAACCAGCTTTCTCTCCCGACGGAAAAGAGGTAGCTTATCTGGAAAACCGTGTTACACTCAAGGTTATCAACCTGAAATCTAAAGTTACACGTACCATTATGGCTGCCGACAAGAATTACTCGTATGCCGATGGCGATCAGTACTATATATGGTCACCAGACAGTAAGTGGTTCCTTGTTAAGTTTGGTGCTCCTGAAAGTGTTATGAGTTCCGAAGTTGGTTTGGTATCAGCTGATGGAAAAGGTGAGATTAAGAACCTCACTCTGAGCGGATATGATGATTTCGGGCCTAAATGGGTGCTAGATGGTAAAGCTATGATCTGGGGATCTACAAGAAATGGAACCCGCCAACAAGGGGGATCAATGGTTAGCGATGATGTGTATGCTATGTTCTTCTCGAAAGATGCGTTCGACCGCTTTAACCTCTCCAAAGAAGACTTTGCTCTGCTAAAGGAACAAGAAAAGAATAAGGAACAAGATAAGAGCAAAGACAAAAAGAGTACTTCTCTCAAGAAAGGTAAAAAAGATGCCAAAGATAAGGCTGAAAAAGACTCGGTAAAGAAAGATATTGCTATCGACTGGGAAAACCTGACCGATCGTAAAAAGAAGCTTACTACTTACACCGGAGCTACTAGCGACTGGGTTTTATCTAAAGACGGAGAAAAATTATTCTATCTAACCGAGGTGGACAATGACAACGATCTTTGGGTGACTGAGCTACGTAAGAAAGAGACTAAGTTATTAGCCAAACTAGGTGCAAGCAATCCTAATATGGAACTCTCTGCCGATGGAAAATTTCTCTTCATAGAGGCTGGTGGAAAGGCGATGAAGGTTGACTGCGAATCGGGTAAATCTGAGCCCCTTAGTGTAAACAGCGAGATGGTGCTCGACAGAGCTGCTGAAAGAGAGTATATTTTTGACCATGCATGGCGTCAACTGAAAGAGAAATTCTATGTAGAGAATCTGCATGGCGTTGACTGGGAATTCTACCACAGTGAATACAAGAAATTTCTGCCATATATAAACAACAATTACGACTTCGCAGAATTGCTAAGTGAGATGCTTGGCGAGTTAAACGCTTCGCATACCGGAGGCGGATACCGCTACAATCAACCAATGTCTGACCAGACTGCTTCTCTGGGTCTGTTCTACGACTACAATTATACAGGAAAGGGACTTCGTGTGGCCGAAGTGATTGAAAACGGACCACTTGATAAAGCTGCATCTAAAGTAAAACCTGGTACTGTTATTGAGAAGATAGACGGACAAGAACCTGATTCTGTTGACTTCTATCAGTTGCTAAATAGAAAAAACGGTAAGCTAACTTTACTTTCTGTTTACAATCCTACTACAAACAAGAGATGGGAAGAAACTGTGAAACCAATCTCTATTAATGAAGAAAGTGAATTGCTTTACAAACGTTGGGTAAAAAACCGTCGTCAGGAGGTTGAAGAACTCTCCGGCGGTAAGATTGGTTACATCCACGTTCGTGCAATGGACGATGCAAGCATGAGAACTGTTTACGAAGAAGCTTTAGGACGCTACATTGGCAAAGATGCTTTGATCATTGACACCCGCTTTAATGGTGGTGGAAATATCCACGAACAACTGTCTGACTTCCTGAATGGAAAGAGATACATGGACATTATTCCTCACGGACAATATGTAGGTTCTGAACCGGGTGAGAAATGGACAAAACCATCTATTGTTCTTGTGGGTGAAGGTAACTATTCTGATGCTCACTTATTCCCGGTTGCTTACAAACTGAAAGGCGTTGGCAAGACTTTGGGTATGCCTGTACCTGGAACCGGAACGTATGTATGGTGGGAAACTCAAATTGATCCTACTCTGTATTTCGGGATTCCAATGGGCGGTTGGCGTACTCCTGACGGAAAGTTCTGTGAGAATAACCAACTTGAGCCAGACATCAAAGTACTTAATAACCCAGACATTCTTTCCTCCGGAAGAGATGAACAGATTGAAGCTGCTGTAAAGGAATTGATGAAGAAATAACTTAATGAAAGAAAACGTCTGATCCGATTATCAAAGTAATCGGATTTCAGACTCCTAATAGATGAAAAAGGAGAATGTTGAGGGTATCCCTTACATTCTCCTTTCTTCGTTTTGCAGTTATATTAATAACTATAAAATCCATTGCCCAATGGCTGAAATTTATTGGTGAATAAATAGAGAACCATTGCCCAATAAATTAAAATGATTAGCCAATGGTTTTACCCTATTCATATACTCTGCCAAATGGTATAGCCGATTATATTTTAGCTAAATGTTTTCTATACTCCGCTGAACGAACTGAATCCACCATCAATAGGAAGTACCACTCCGGTAATGAAGCTGGCAGCATCACTGCAAAGGAACTGAACAGCGCCATTAAGCTCCTTGATATCACCAAAGCGCTTCATTGGAGTCTTTGCCAATACCTTCTGACTACGATCTGTCAACGAGCCATCCGGGTTAATAAGTACAGCTCTGTTCTGATTGCCGATAAAGAATCCGGGAGCAATGGCGTTTACTCTGATCTTTTCGTTGAATTTAGTAGCCATCTCCATAGCCAA
This genomic interval carries:
- a CDS encoding DUF6515 family protein gives rise to the protein MKIRFSYIISVLYMAIMIVLPMENTLAQGRGGGGRSGRGGHAMSGVRISGSNVRGPRFGSMRAKVPRGAKQITFHGNIYHWRNGAYYHPRGKKFVIVRPPLGLRIGVLPLDYFMLTLGSIPYYYYYGTFYTPVSSGEYEVVDPPVGAWVRELPNDYEVVTIDDKTYYKVDDTYYRAVVDTKNNIMYEVVGKSVK
- a CDS encoding ABC transporter substrate binding protein, with translation MKLYRLFKILFIFMLFFVETATAQIGSYVLIINSYNEGNQWAENIQDKIIKSIDKKKNISICIEYLNDCRFSSMKEVSHRADSLYRDYKFKPKAVVVIGEAGWIVYRSTLPQSWKNIPIVLSSAKRYTVSLDNLILRKEIDSKMLIPYKEAAKGFNVTGVFHPVYIKETMQLMKRLMPQMTKVAFISDKRYTSSYNRFLFKYIRKKYFPELGEISLCQKNIKTNDLLNSLSQMDKNTGLLYHGWYEDRNLAEGAPLNNRTEKMISSFTNSPVFGLTDFETDLGNFTGGYYSTCEDYGTKSGEILNRILEGKKASDIPFQLAAMPKAHLNYVHLIQAGLDKKLFPSNAVYYQKPIGFIEQNIILLVSVISLLLICFSILLSKIWFLKKEKNMNEEMKSFFTNVLDNIPVAVSVRDFGSNKFIYWNKKIEEITQIKSEDAIGKTNKELFSEEVYKRHQEMDNRLMRQGHSVSYEMDMMYSDGKLHSTNMTKTLIKSEGMPAYMLFTGWDVTELKAIQRKLLTSNNQLAMVMDAGDIISWVWDVKNRLVTFDYDYQKKSYFQHEMKSLTKSLDDILLQTHPDDVDHVVMTFLNFLEGKSDRICLDIKIDFYGNGYEWYELQGMVSDRDNDGAILFVTGSGINISKRKQEEQLLLEAKEKAEESNRLKSAFLANMSHEIRTPLNAIVGFSRILAEISGGETESQFASIIESNNDMLLQLINDILDLSKIEAGTLEFVYSDVDINMLFDEIEQSSAMKIDQSDVKIKFENKLPLCVIHTERNRLTQVVSNFISNSIKFTKQGSITFGYTLSDKKLRFYVKDTGCGIPNDKQSTVFDRFIKLNSFAQGTGLGLSICASIVNKLGGEIGVVSEEGTGSTFWFTIPYQPVEHNEKESPNEPARKSTLKHHEDKAVLLVAEDDDSNYKLIEAILGNEYKLIHAWNGEEAVRLYKDHQPDFVLTDIKMPVMDGYELTEKIRTFSKIVPIIAVTAYASEEDRSKINKSGFNGFVAKPINGALLKEKIRTLLKMD
- a CDS encoding S41 family peptidase yields the protein MKKIYVIFIVSMIMTINAFGQDSPLWLRYTAISPDGKTILFTYKGDIYSVPATGGNATPLTISESYEYCPVWSKDGKSIAFASDRYGNFDVFVMPASGGEAKRLTFYSGNETPTSFTADNKHVLFSAYRQDLVTNAEFPVSVISELYSVPVEGGRVSQVFTTPALNATVNSTGDKLIYDDVKGYENLWRKHHTSSIAHDIWTYDFGTKKYTKLTSFNGEDRNPVFDSNNNDFYYLSEQSGSFNVYKSSLNNPASSQVLTHFTKNPVRFLTSSSNNTLCFSYNGEVYTLLPGSEPKKVNINIANDGRSSLDKIIPVNGGFTEAKLSPNGKEFAYIYHGEIFVTSVEGGITKRITNTPWQERSVSFSPDGKSLVYAAEKDNNWNIYTTKIVRKEEPYFYASTVLKEEPVIATQAEEFQPAFSPDGKEVAYLENRVTLKVINLKSKVTRTIMAADKNYSYADGDQYYIWSPDSKWFLVKFGAPESVMSSEVGLVSADGKGEIKNLTLSGYDDFGPKWVLDGKAMIWGSTRNGTRQQGGSMVSDDVYAMFFSKDAFDRFNLSKEDFALLKEQEKNKEQDKSKDKKSTSLKKGKKDAKDKAEKDSVKKDIAIDWENLTDRKKKLTTYTGATSDWVLSKDGEKLFYLTEVDNDNDLWVTELRKKETKLLAKLGASNPNMELSADGKFLFIEAGGKAMKVDCESGKSEPLSVNSEMVLDRAAEREYIFDHAWRQLKEKFYVENLHGVDWEFYHSEYKKFLPYINNNYDFAELLSEMLGELNASHTGGGYRYNQPMSDQTASLGLFYDYNYTGKGLRVAEVIENGPLDKAASKVKPGTVIEKIDGQEPDSVDFYQLLNRKNGKLTLLSVYNPTTNKRWEETVKPISINEESELLYKRWVKNRRQEVEELSGGKIGYIHVRAMDDASMRTVYEEALGRYIGKDALIIDTRFNGGGNIHEQLSDFLNGKRYMDIIPHGQYVGSEPGEKWTKPSIVLVGEGNYSDAHLFPVAYKLKGVGKTLGMPVPGTGTYVWWETQIDPTLYFGIPMGGWRTPDGKFCENNQLEPDIKVLNNPDILSSGRDEQIEAAVKELMKK